From one Babesia bovis T2Bo chromosome 3, whole genome shotgun sequence genomic stretch:
- a CDS encoding translation initiation factor SUI1 family protein → MAKDAQVKDGSAAVEVPALEVVTVEYCPNCGMPYDFCDFGDKWETGECRTESARRYPEIFGSPEDIAEQLLKISVSPPPVQRKKKPEVRQEITIQRSTRSKRKIVTTISGLHLFGVKLEVAAKMFAKQFASGAGVVKGVPGQMDHIDCQGDVEDQVIDLILAQYPEITQEVIIRLPSKVK, encoded by the exons ATGGCCAAAGACGCCCAAGTTAAAGATGGCTCTGCAGCAGTGGAAGTACCCGCACTTGAAGTTGTAACAGTGGAGTACTGTCCAAATTGTGGAATGCCGTACGATTTCTGTGATTTTGGCGATAAGTGGGAGACTGGAGAGTGCAGAACTGAAAGCGCACGCAGGTATCCCGAAATATTTGGCTCACCTGAGGATATAGCGGAGCAATTGCTTAAAATATCAGTATCTCCGCCACCCGTACAACGTAAGAAGAAGCCAGAAGTAAGGCAGGAAATAACAATACAACGAAGTACGCGATCTAAGCGTAAAATAGTCACAACAATATCTGGTTTGCACTTGTTTG GTGTCAAACTAGAAGTAGCTGCCAAGATGTTCGCAAAACAATTTGCATCCGGTGCTGGAGTAGTAAAGGGAGTGCCTGGTCAAATGGACCATATAGATTGCCAG GGCGATGTCGAGGACCAAGTCATCGATTTGATACTGGCACAGTACCCCGAAATAACACAAGAAGTGATAATAAGGCTACCGTCAAAAGTAAAGTGA